Proteins co-encoded in one Grus americana isolate bGruAme1 chromosome 12, bGruAme1.mat, whole genome shotgun sequence genomic window:
- the F8 gene encoding coagulation factor VIII isoform X6 — protein MLVGALHGLLLLCLVEESISKVRRYYIGAVETTWDYMHSDLLSVLQAPAGVSGHPGPQPSMSGIPPRYRKAVFVEYPDALFTQPKPKPAWMGAGYEDETSQPEKEGDRVDPGKTHTYIWEIQQNQGPTDGDSACLTHSYSSNTDSVKDINSGLIGALLVCRPGTLVSDGNEDAQQEFVMLFAVFDEGKSWYSEPGSLAAPQPLPHNKTELHTINGYINGSLPGLTLCLKKQVHWHVIGLGTGPEVHSIFFEAHTFLVRGHRLSSLEISPATYLTAQTMPARAGWFRMFCQILSHQQAGMEAIVKVEECLEERLMKMGKLSDKPEDMDYPEEDEETYHVIHVRSFAKDKPVTWTHYIAAEEMDWDYAPVKPVFLDRNITRLFLEAGPQRIGSKYKKVMFVEYEDATFKKRKESDQLDKGILGPVIKGEVGDQFKIVFRNLASRPYNIYPHGLTSVRPYHTMKPSQDKDVKDIPVAPGQSFTYSWRVTTEDGPTQADPRCLTRFYYSSIDPVRDTASGLIGPLLICFKKSMDKRGNQIMSDKTRLVLFSIFDENRSWYLEENIRRFCTDATHVDTRDPQFYASNMMHTINGFVFDNLQPKLCLHEVVYWYVLSVGAQTDFLSIFFSGNTFKRNMVFEDMLTLFPFSGETVFMSLEKPGIWTLGCLNPDFRDRGMRAKFTVLQCQHEQYPDGEDYVDFDEEDGTFDFQPRGFSKRKRWHGTCVNKQLNNITSSRNETGKPRLCLTEPSHGALLSDGWISDPPSNGTTTLLGTSPHPPDISMPSLPETNYEPVSYESLLDDEEELSKIISQEEGFGALTPGEHLASVSGSVHDTVSSEGQQWLHQSPPAPEDALAGKKMTKISEVQEPVKRMMVQSGGTLEILEAEPQKTTIHATSLWDSIAYAASKPTLQENRISFNQNDLEHNLGLQDVSSQDAEDKLVREADKISLNLYKSKETISTEPALSTDHNSSSTLDNPSASSDETEDNRISHAVVHSQTRESNYSSNELDTKLEKRPHKVVLQGFYESFEGKNVSFSDLGPSKPVQEKFLTDETNFLPGKSGTEQEASELAKGTRLLETTVAHTNDLESSRYIMMEERDELILEAVFQGATSTKELPEMDSLAIPESSVMANDTRQFPDAFLNSPEQFLRHRAPAWSMSGPDWRPRQAMSLERRGLMHGQGLPNTSWPGSSEPLSVGNIAEQDLASQTPETAVNKKAPKVCGPHSPFCSARFKKRSLISSDTLPEVMVAQQSLEEKSNIVEGRLHLDGDAPQALIGDSADEMHPEGRPGIDGGVWISSDGAQRKRRSFPTWGALGSKVAMAASRSETQAAAVPADLASNWDPVSLGAAGHARGLQSPALAKLQLGRGVVWGAPSKKTEGRSQMEEETNSVDQLSQFSPQPQQLKTNATEDYVPESTPEQSPEEIPMKPASKENYSLSPSSPPRNHRTTKKTAKYVQASPAGWQMLSGEDVLRETGKREGQGLGEPKEDGESNSTARKRNHAPGHRERLALNNGTHSIPSRPKADKLDYDEYGDTEQTMEDFDIYGEEEHDPRSFQGEVRQYFIAAVEVMWEYSNQRPQHFLKATRSGRRKPFRQYRKVVFREYMDDSFTQPLLRGELDEHLGILGPYIRAEVEDVIMVTFKNLALRPFSFHSTLQAYEETQGTTPGREVVQPGELRKYSWKVLPQMAPTTQEFDCKAWAYFSNVDLEKDLHSGLIGPLIICRRGVLSFVFRRQLAVQEFSLLFTIFDETKSWYFLENMERNCRPPCRIQQDNPDFKRNHSFHAINGYVSDTLPGLVMAQQQRVRWHLLNMGSIEDIHSIHFHGQLFSIRTSQEYRMGVYNLYPGVFATVEMWPSHAGIWRVECKVGEHQQAGMSALFLVYNLNCRNALGLASGHIADSQITASGQYGQWAPYLARLDNTGSINAWSTDRNGWIQVDLLHLMIIHGIKTQGARQKFSSLYISQFVVFYSLDGQSWRKYKGNATSTQMLFFANVDATGVKENHFNPPIIARYIRINPTHYSIRTTLRMELIGCDLNSCSMPLGMENRRIPDQRISASSYSTNVFSSWSPSQARLNLQGRTNAWRPKSNSPSEWLQVDFEVTKKVTAIITQGAKAVFTHMFVKEFAVSSSQNGMHWSPVLQDGKEKIFKANQDHTSTVINTLERPLFARYVRIHPHQWHNHIALRIEFLGCDTQQEY, from the exons ATGCTGGTGGGAGCCCTGcatggcctcctgctcctctgcctggtCGAGGAGAGCATCAGCAAAGTTAGAAGATACTACATCGGTGCAGTGGAAACCACCTGGGACTACATGCACAGCGACCTGCTCTCCGTGCTGCAAGCACCTGCAGG tGTGTCGGGGCACCCAGGCCCACAGCCCTCCATGTCTGGCATCCCTCCCCGGTACAGGAAGGCTGTGTTTGTGGAGTACCCTGATGCCTTGTTCACGCAGCCCAAGCCCAAGCCAGCATGGATGG GTGCAGGGTATGAGGATGAGACCAGCCAGCCAGAGAAGGAGGGTGACAGGGTGGATCCAGGGAAGACACACACGTACATCTGGGAAATTCAGCAAAACCAGGGCCCGACAGATGGTGACTCAGCATGCCTGACCCACTCCTACTCCTCTAACACCGACAGCGTGAAGGACATCAACTCCGGTTTGATTGGAGCCCTGCTTGTGTGCCGACCTG GGACCCTGGTGAGCGATGGGAACGAGGATGCACAGCAAGAGTTTGTGATGCTCTTCGCAGTGTTTGATGAAG GGAAAAGCTGGTACTCTGAGCCTGGCTCCCTTGCAGCTCCTCAACCCCTGCCTCACAACAAGACTGAGCTGCACACCATCAATGGCTACATCAATGGCTCACTGCCTG GTCTCACACTGTGCCTCAAGAAGCAGGTCCACTGGCATGTGATCGGGTTGGGCACTGGGCCAGAAGTCCATTCCATCTTCTTTGAAGCCCACACATTCCTGGTGAGAGGCCACCGTCTCAGCAGCCTAGAAATCTCCCCTGCCACATATCTCACAGCCCAGACCATGCCAGCAAGAGCTGGCTGGTTTCGGATGTTCTGCCAGATACTGTCCCATCAGCAAG CTGGCATGGAGGCCATTGTGAAGGTGGAGGAGTGTCTGGAGGAGCGCCTGATGAAGATGGGGAAGCTGTCAGACAAGCCAGAGGACATGGATTATCCTGAAGAAGATGAGGAAACTTATCATGTGATTCACGTGCGCTCTTTTGCCAAAGACAAGCCTGTGACGTGGACTCACTATATCGCGGCTGAGGAAATGGACTGGGACTATGCCCCTGTGAAGCCAGTGTTTCTGGACAG AAACATCACGCGCCTGTTCCTGGAGGCTGGCCCTCAGCGGATTGGTTCAAAGTATAAGAAAGTGATGTTTGTGGAGTATGAGGATGCAACCTTCAAGAAGCGCAAGGAGTCTGATCAACTGGACAAGGGAATTCTGGGACCTGTCATtaagggagaggttggagaTCAGTTTAAG ATCGTGTTCAGGAACCTGGCAAGCCGACCATACAACATCTACCCTCATGGCCTCACCAGTGTAAGGCCATACCACACCATGAAGCCCTCCCAAG ATAAGGACGTGAAGGACATTCCTGTTGCCCCTGGCCAGTCATTCACCTACAGCTGGAGAGTCACCACTGAGGATGGGCCAACACAGGCAGATCCTCGCTGCCTCACCCGTTTCTACTACAGCTCCATTGACCCAGTCCGAGACACGGCCTCAGGCCTGATTGGGCCCCTCCTGATCTGCTTTAAGAAGTCCATGGATAAGAGGGGAAATCAG ATAATGTCAGACAAAACCAGGTTGGTGCTGTTTTCGATCTTTGATGAGAACCGCAGCTGGTACCTGGAGGAGAACATCAGGCGGTTTTGCACTGACGCAACCCATGTGGATACGCGGGACCCCCAGTTTTATGCCTCCAACATGATGCACA CTATTAACGGTTTTGTGTTTGACAACCTCCAACCAAAACTCTGCCTGCATGAAGTTGTATACTGGTATGTCCTGAGTGTTGGGGCCCAAACAGATTTCCTTTCCATCTTCTTCTCTGGAAACACATTCAAGCGCAACATGGTCTTTGAGGACATGCTTAcccttttcccattttctggAGAAACAGTCTTCATGAGTTTGGAAAAGCCAG GCATCTGGACACTGGGGTGCCTGAATCCTGATTTCAGAGACCGAGGGATGCGTGCCAAGTTCACAGTTTTGCAGTGCCAGCATGAGCAATATCCTGATGGGGAAGATTATGTGGATTTCGATGAGGAGGATGGCACCTTTGACTTCCAACCCAGGGGCTTCTCTAAAAGAAAGAGATGGCACGGGACATGTGTGAATAAGCAACTGAACAACATCACCTCTTCCAGAAATGAGACAGGGAAGCCAAGATTGTGCTTGACAGAACCCAGCCATGGGGCCCTCCTGAGTGATGGCTGGATTTCTGATCCCCCTTCCAATGGCACAACAACACTTTTAGGAACAAGCCCACATCCACCTGATATTTCCATGCCTTCTCTGCCAGAGACAAACTATGAGCCAGTGTCCTATGAATCATTACTGGATGATGAAGAAGAATTGTCAAAAATCATCAGCCAGGAAGAAGGGTTTGGAGCTCTCACACCTGGAGAACACTTGGCAAGTGTCAGTGGAAGTGTCCATGATACTGTGAGCTCAGAAGGTCAGCAATGGCTGCACCAATCCCCACCAGCTCCAGAAGATGCTCTGGCAGGaaagaagatgacaaaaatctcagaGGTGCAGGAACCAGTAAAAAGGATGATGGTCCAGTCTGGTGGTACATTAGAGATCCTGGAAGCAGAGCCTCAAAAGACAACTATTCATGCAACAAGCTTGTGGGACTCAATTGCTTATGCTGCTAGCAAACCTACTCTTCAAGAGAACAGGATCTCATTTAATCAGAATGACCTGGAGCACAATCTGGGACTTCAAGACGTGTCTTCACAGGATGCTGAGGACAAGTTGGTAAGAGAAGCTGATAAAATATCCTTAAATCTATACAAGTCAAAGGAGACAATCAGTACAGAACCGGCTTTAAGCACTGATCATAACTCTTCCTCCACACTGGACAATCCTTCTGCATCTTCAGATGAGACAGAAGACAACAGGATTTCTCATGCTGTGGTTCACAGTCAGACCAGAGAAAGCAATTATTCATCAAATGAGCTAGATactaaactggaaaaaagacCTCACAAAGTGGTTTTGCAAGGCTTTTATGAATCTTTTGAAGGGAAGAATGTTTCTTTCTCAGACCTGGGACCCAGCAAACCCGTACAAGAAAAATTCCTCACAGATGAGACTAACTTCTTGCCTGGAAAAAGTGGCACAGAACAAGAAGCCAGTGAACTTGCCAAAGGCACACGCCTTCTAGAAACTACCGTTGCACATACCAATGACCTTGAGTCTTCCAGATATATAATGATGGAAGAGAGGGATGAATTAATCTTGGAGGCAGTGTTTCAGGGTGCTACATCCACTAAGGAATTGCCAGAGATGGACAGTCTTGCCATTCCTGAATCAAGCGTCATGGCCAATGACACAAGGCAGTTCCCAGATGCTTTCTTAAACAGCCCTGAGCAGTTTCTGAGACACAGAGCTCCAGCCTGGAGCATGAGTGGCCCTGACTGGAGGCCTCGACAAGCCATGTCACTGGAGAGAAGAGGCTTGATGCATGGTCAGGGTCTTCCCAACACCAGTTGGCCTGGCAGCAGTGAGCCCCTCTCTGTGGGTAACATAGCAGAGCAGGATCTGGCCAGCCAGACCCCTGAGACAGCAGTAAATAAGAAAGCCCCAAAGGTGTGTGGACCTCATTCCCCTTTTTGCAGTGCTCGCTTCAAAAAGAGGTCCCTGATATCAAGCGACACTTTGCCTGAGGTGATGGTAGCCCAGCAAAGcctggaagaaaaatcaaacatcGTTGAGGGAAGACTACACCTGGACGGGGATGCTCCACAGGCTCTAATAGGAGATAGtgctgatgagatgcatcctgAGGGGAGGCCAGGCATAGATGGGGGTGTATGGATCAGCAGTGACGGGGCCCAGCGCAAAAGACGCTCCTTCCCCACatggggagcactgggaagcAAGGTGGCAATGGCAGCAAGCAGGTCAGAAAcgcaggctgctgctgtgcctgcagaCCTGGCCTCAAACTGGGACCCAGTCTCTCTGGGGGCAGCAGGACATGCTCGGGGCTTGCAGAGCCCAGCTCTGGCTAAGCTGCAGCTAGGCAGAGGTGTTGTGTGGGGGGCTCCCAGCAAGAAAACTGAGGGGAGAAGCCAGATGGAAGAGGAGACAAACTCTGTGGATCAGCTGAGTCAGTTCAGTCCTCAGCCTCAGCAGCTCAAGACAAATGCCACAGAGGACTACGTGCCCGAGAGCACACCTGAGCAAAGCCCAGAAGAAATCCCTATGAAACCAGCCTCCAAAGAGAACTATTCCCTCTCTCCAAGCAGCCCCCCTCGCAACCACCGCACTACCAAAAAAACAGCCAAGTACGTGCAAGCTAGTCCAGCTGGATGGCAGATGCTCAGTGGGGAAGATGTCCTCAGAGAAACTGGGAAGAGAGAGGGCCAGGGCCTAGGAGAGCCCAAGGAGGATGGGGAAAGCAACAGCACAGCTAGGAAGAGGAACCATGCCCCAGGACATAGGGAGAGACTGGCTCTGAACAATGGGACCCATTCCATCCCCTCAAGGCCAAAGGCTGACAAGCTGGACTACGATGAGTATGGTGACACAGAGCAGACCATGGAGGATTTTGACATCTACGGGGAAGAGGAGCATGACCCACGCTCCTTCCAGGGGGAGGTACGGCAATACTTCATTGCAGCAGTGGAGGTGATGTGGGAATACAGCAACCAGAGACCCCAGCACTTCCTAAAAGCCAC CAGGAGCGGCAGGAGGAAGCCTTTCCGGCAGTACCGCAAGGTGGTTTTCCGAGAATACATGGACGATTCCTTCACGCAGCCGCTGCTGCGGGGAGAGCTGGACGAGCACTTGGGCATCCTTGGGCCATACATCAGGGCAGAAGTTGAAGATGTCATCATG GTTACATTCAAGAACCTGGCCTTGCGGCCCTTCTCCTTCCATTCCACGCTGCAAGCTTATGAGGAGACGCAGGGCACAACACCGGGTAGAGAGGTAGTGCAGCCCGGTGAGCTCCGGAAGTACTCCTGGAAAGTCCTGCCCCAGATGGCACCCACCACACAGGAGTTTGACTGCAAAGCCTGGGCTTACTTCTCCAACGTGGACCTG GAAAAGGACCTGCACTCAGGCCTCATTGGGCCACTGATCATCTGCCGCCGTGGGGTGCTGAGCTTTGTTTTCAGGCGGCAGCTGGCTGTACAGGAGTTCTCCCTGCTCTTCACTATCTTTGATGAGACCAAAAGCTGGTACTTCCTGGAGAACATGGAGAGGAACTGCCGCCCTCCCTGCCGCATCCAGCAAGACAACCCTGACTTTAAGAGAAACCATTCCTTCCATG CCATCAATGGCTACGTGAGTGACACACTGCCTGGGCTGGTGATGGCTCAGCAACAACGGGTCCGATGGCACCTCCTGAACATGGGCAGCATTGAGGATATTCACTCCATCCACTTTCACGGGCAGCTGTTCAGCATCAGGACTAGCCAGGAGTATCGCATGGGAGTCTACAACCTTTATCCTG GTGTTTTTGCAACGGTGGAGATGTGGCCCTCACATGCCGGGATCTGGCGGGTAGAGTGCAAAGTGGGAGAGCACCAGCAAGCTGGCATGAGTGCTCTCTTCCTCGTGTACAATCTGA ACTGCCGAAACGCCCTTGGCCTGGCCTCAGGCCACATTGCAGACTCTCAGATTACAGCATCGGGGCAGTATG GGCAGTGGGCTCCTTACCTGGCCAGGCTGGATAACACCGGCTCCATCAATGCTTGGAGCACCGACCGCAATGGCTGGATCCAG GTGGACCTTTTACATCTCATGATTATTCATGGCATAAAAACCCAAGGGGCCCGACAAAAGTTCTCCAGCCTTTACATCTCCCAGTTTGTTGTCTTCTACAGCCTTGATGGGCAATCGTGGCGGAAATATAAGGGGAATGCCACCAGCACCCAGATG TTGTTCTTTGCAAATGTGGATGCAACcggagtgaaagaaaatcacttcAACCCTCCGATCATAGCCCGATACATCCGCATTAACCCCACTCACTACAGCATCCGGACCACACTGCGCATGGAGCTCATCGGCTGCGATCTGAACA GCTGCTCCATGCCTCTAGGAATGGAGAACAGAAGGATCCCTGACCAGCGCATCTCCGCGTCCTCCTACAGCACCAATGTTTTCTCCAGCTGGTCACCCTCCCAGGCCCGCCTGAACCTGCAGGGAAGGACCAACGCATGGAGGCCAAAG aGCAACAGCCCCAGCGAGTGGTTGCAGGTGGACTTCGAAGTAACCAAGAAGGTGACTGCAATCATAACCCAAGGCGCCAAAGCTGTCTTCACTCATATGTTTGTGAAGGAGTTTGCTGTCTCCAGCAGCCAGAATGGCATGCACTGGAGCCCAGTCCTGCAGGATGGCAAGGAGAAG aTTTTCAAGGCAAATCAAGACCACACCAGCACAGTGATAAATACGCTGGAGCGCCCCCTCTTTGCCCGCTATGTGAGGATACACCCCCACCAGTGGCACAACCACATTGCCCTGCGGATAGAGTTCCTTGGCTGCGATACTCAGCAGGAGTACTGA